A region from the Devosia lucknowensis genome encodes:
- a CDS encoding DUF2306 domain-containing protein — protein MTLQPILHADFAIQLHVATAVAAVFIGAFVLWRRKGTRLHKALGRIWVVLMLVTATSALFIHEIRLIGPFSPIHLFSLFTYVTLFNGLKAIIVDRDSRRHRAEMQGLYAGALMLAGAFTFLPGRRMHLMLFGPDAGWAHSLMVLVPVLAGALFLWLNLRRRALVPLLSSRN, from the coding sequence ATGACTCTCCAGCCTATCCTGCATGCCGACTTCGCCATTCAGCTTCATGTCGCCACCGCCGTCGCGGCCGTGTTCATCGGCGCCTTCGTGTTGTGGCGTCGAAAGGGCACGAGACTGCACAAGGCGCTGGGCCGCATCTGGGTCGTGCTGATGCTCGTCACCGCGACGAGCGCGCTCTTTATCCACGAAATCCGGCTGATCGGACCCTTCAGCCCGATCCACCTGTTCTCGCTGTTCACCTATGTCACGCTCTTCAATGGCCTCAAGGCCATTATCGTCGATCGTGACAGCCGCCGTCATCGGGCGGAAATGCAAGGTCTTTATGCCGGTGCCCTCATGCTGGCCGGCGCGTTCACCTTCCTGCCCGGCCGGCGCATGCATCTCATGCTGTTCGGACCGGACGCCGGCTGGGCGCACTCGCTCATGGTGCTGGTGCCGGTGCTGGCAGGGGCGCTTTTCCTGTGGCTCAACCTGCGGCGCCGGGCCCTGGTCCCGCTGCTTTCGTCACGAAACTGA
- a CDS encoding alpha/beta fold hydrolase, translating into MEKHEIEVDDGTRLHFGLLGPKTGVPLLLCHGLGAGGAQFESDMEWFAARDFRVLVPDLRGHGRSGLPARVEAGSFATSRLRADIYSMIDHIGMTRVHWIGNSLGGILGLGASVEAPERLASLSIFGTALALDVPARGWMLALMDRVPGRRIAARMTAISTTHNRAARPLIEAMLNQYDVRGAGAIVDDIRRYDLTEAARAWTGPGLILTGGKDRAVNRALLPQLVRLNDLPNWRIAHLADGGHCANLDAREDWRREILSFVTKAAGPGPGAAG; encoded by the coding sequence ATGGAGAAACACGAGATCGAGGTCGATGACGGCACACGCCTTCATTTTGGGCTGCTGGGTCCAAAAACGGGTGTGCCGCTGCTGCTCTGCCACGGGCTCGGAGCCGGAGGGGCGCAGTTCGAAAGCGATATGGAATGGTTTGCGGCACGCGATTTTCGCGTACTCGTGCCAGACCTCAGGGGCCATGGACGGTCGGGCCTGCCGGCCCGGGTTGAAGCCGGCAGTTTCGCGACGTCGCGACTGCGGGCGGATATCTATTCCATGATCGACCACATCGGGATGACCCGGGTGCACTGGATCGGCAATTCGCTGGGCGGCATTCTGGGACTGGGCGCGAGCGTGGAGGCGCCAGAGCGGCTGGCTTCGCTGAGCATTTTCGGCACGGCGCTGGCGCTCGACGTGCCGGCAAGGGGCTGGATGCTGGCGCTGATGGATCGGGTGCCGGGGCGACGGATCGCGGCGCGGATGACGGCCATCAGCACGACACACAACAGGGCCGCTCGACCCCTGATCGAGGCCATGCTGAACCAGTACGACGTGCGGGGGGCGGGCGCGATCGTGGATGATATCCGGCGCTACGACCTGACCGAGGCGGCACGGGCGTGGACGGGTCCGGGCCTGATCCTGACGGGCGGCAAGGACCGGGCGGTCAACCGGGCCCTGCTGCCGCAGCTGGTCCGGCTGAACGATCTGCCGAACTGGCGGATCGCGCACTTGGCCGATGGCGGGCATTGCGCCAATCTCGACGCCCGCGAAGACTGGCGTCGCGAAATCCTCAGTTTCGTGACGAAAGCAGCGGGACCAGGGCCCGGCGCCGCAGGTTGA
- a CDS encoding copper chaperone PCu(A)C, whose product MSRRSSILTLALATTLASLPPAIAQDASAHAAHAETAPVTVGAIEISGAFTRATLPNAPVAGGFLTLTNTGAEDDRLVSVDSPIAREGQIHEMAMQGDVMRMRQLADGLVIPAGATVVLEPGGYHLMFMGLTGAIAEGDAVPVTLTFEKAGTVTLDLRAGATAAAAPMSH is encoded by the coding sequence ATGTCCCGCCGTTCTTCCATTCTCACCCTCGCTCTTGCGACCACGCTCGCAAGTCTCCCCCCCGCGATCGCCCAGGATGCGTCGGCGCATGCGGCCCACGCCGAAACGGCGCCCGTCACCGTTGGCGCCATCGAGATTTCGGGCGCCTTCACCCGCGCCACCCTGCCCAATGCGCCGGTGGCCGGCGGCTTCCTCACCCTCACCAATACCGGTGCGGAGGATGATCGCCTGGTCTCGGTGGACAGTCCGATTGCCCGCGAAGGCCAGATCCACGAAATGGCCATGCAGGGCGATGTCATGAGGATGCGCCAGCTCGCCGATGGCCTCGTCATTCCGGCCGGCGCCACCGTCGTGCTTGAGCCCGGCGGCTATCACCTCATGTTCATGGGGCTCACCGGTGCCATTGCCGAAGGCGATGCCGTCCCCGTCACCCTGACCTTCGAGAAGGCCGGTACGGTCACCCTCGATCTCCGCGCCGGCGCGACCGCTGCAGCCGCGCCCATGAGCCACTGA
- a CDS encoding LytTR family DNA-binding domain-containing protein — MSDRPMQSTLREMQRLLRDSRSWAVLVVLSLIAGMIGPFGTYEAIPVVPRLAYWSAIVVGTAAMGTLVASVVERLLRPRLPEWLAALIAGGAAGPFIAALVALLNWAVFGPDITVIDLMTLTIYCTLISMAVTLLSALLGARPAGAVPVDAGAATEAEPALLARLPRGLRGRLVHLAVSDHYVDVTTDKGTTLVLMRLSDAMRETAPVPGLQVHRSHWVALDAVRRSTRQAGKPMLELVTGTMVPVSRTYLEATRAAGLLD; from the coding sequence GTGAGCGACAGGCCCATGCAATCCACGCTTCGCGAAATGCAGCGGCTGCTGCGCGACAGCCGAAGCTGGGCGGTGCTCGTGGTGCTGAGCCTGATTGCCGGCATGATCGGGCCTTTCGGCACCTATGAGGCGATCCCGGTCGTGCCGCGGCTGGCCTACTGGAGCGCCATCGTGGTGGGGACCGCTGCGATGGGTACGCTGGTGGCCAGCGTGGTCGAGCGGTTGTTGCGACCACGTCTGCCGGAGTGGCTGGCGGCGCTGATCGCAGGCGGGGCGGCGGGGCCGTTCATCGCCGCGCTGGTGGCGCTGCTCAATTGGGCCGTGTTCGGGCCCGACATCACCGTCATCGACCTGATGACGCTGACCATCTACTGCACCCTGATCTCGATGGCGGTGACGCTGTTGAGCGCCCTGCTCGGGGCGCGGCCCGCAGGCGCCGTTCCTGTCGACGCGGGCGCGGCGACGGAAGCCGAGCCGGCGCTGCTCGCGCGGCTGCCGCGCGGGCTGCGCGGCCGGCTCGTGCATCTGGCTGTATCGGACCATTATGTCGACGTCACCACCGACAAGGGCACGACCCTCGTGCTGATGCGCCTTTCGGACGCCATGCGGGAGACCGCGCCGGTGCCCGGACTGCAGGTGCACCGGTCGCACTGGGTGGCGCTCGACGCTGTGCGACGCAGCACGCGGCAGGCGGGCAAGCCCATGCTGG
- a CDS encoding YcnI family protein — MIRTFACATLAASAVFALAAPAFAHATLEVGEAAIGSSYKAVLRVPHGCGTEATHTVRIQIPEGFFNVKPMPKAGWDLETVTGPYENAYMNHGTEVTEGVREIVWSGGNLPNEWYDEFVFRGTFADTLQPGPFYFLSIQECATGEEAWIETSEDGDMPAPSVTLVPSEAAPGH, encoded by the coding sequence ATGATCCGCACGTTCGCCTGCGCCACCCTGGCCGCATCTGCCGTTTTCGCGCTCGCCGCGCCCGCTTTCGCCCACGCCACCCTTGAAGTCGGCGAAGCCGCCATCGGCTCGTCCTACAAGGCCGTGCTCCGCGTGCCACATGGCTGCGGCACCGAGGCCACCCACACCGTCCGCATCCAGATCCCCGAAGGCTTTTTCAACGTCAAGCCCATGCCCAAGGCCGGCTGGGACCTCGAAACCGTCACCGGTCCCTACGAAAACGCCTACATGAACCACGGCACCGAGGTGACGGAAGGCGTCAGGGAGATCGTGTGGTCGGGCGGCAACCTGCCCAACGAGTGGTATGACGAGTTCGTCTTCCGCGGCACCTTTGCCGACACGCTCCAACCCGGCCCCTTCTACTTCCTGTCCATCCAGGAATGCGCCACCGGCGAAGAAGCCTGGATCGAGACCTCGGAAGACGGCGACATGCCCGCGCCCAGCGTCACGCTCGTGCCGTCGGAAGCCGCTCCCGGCCACTGA
- a CDS encoding copper resistance CopC/CopD family protein, protein MPAITARFVVPLMILLLMLAQDMPALAHAQLLSTEPAANAVLGTAPETLALIFNEPVTPLAMTLIGPDGASTDLTAAAAGGEILSVHLPSAPGRGTHVLSWRVVSVDAHPVAGSLVFSVGAITGAAADIPEAPPATAVLLWAGKAILFAALALGLGASVFQLLAPLPPAARRFARAASLFGIVGAPVSLGLHGADALGLGPQAILAAPAWSTGFATTYGPTVLMLVVAFALGLASLYRFRPLALAGWALAAVALAVSGHAGAADPQWLTRPAVALHIAGFLFWAGALLPLLAALRQTTPEAGRALARFSRLAPYAVAAILLSGLVLASVQMGAPGPAWLAPYGLILAAKLSLVAVLLAIALFNRLRLTTPTLAGDTAARRHLRRAIVCEIVLVLAIVALAAGWRFTPPPRAIAAAEAAQAALAVPGYAHAMNDAVMADIVVTPGRAGPVTIDIALTDIAGAPVTPLSVDLTLSAPALGIEPIRQAATPDDGLWRIEGQAIPLAGLWDLVLDIRLDRFTLARIGTELDLN, encoded by the coding sequence ATGCCCGCCATCACGGCCCGTTTTGTCGTTCCGCTCATGATCCTGCTGCTGATGCTGGCGCAGGACATGCCCGCGCTCGCCCATGCCCAGCTCCTGTCGACCGAGCCCGCCGCAAACGCTGTGCTCGGCACGGCGCCCGAAACGCTCGCCCTGATCTTCAACGAGCCGGTGACGCCGCTTGCCATGACCCTGATCGGCCCCGATGGCGCATCGACCGACCTCACGGCGGCGGCGGCCGGTGGAGAAATCCTTTCCGTCCACCTTCCCTCCGCGCCCGGTCGCGGCACCCACGTCCTCAGCTGGCGGGTGGTTTCGGTCGATGCCCACCCCGTGGCAGGCTCGCTGGTGTTTTCGGTAGGCGCCATCACCGGCGCGGCCGCAGACATTCCGGAGGCGCCCCCGGCGACCGCGGTCCTGCTCTGGGCCGGCAAGGCCATCCTGTTCGCCGCGCTCGCTCTGGGCCTTGGGGCGTCAGTCTTCCAGTTGCTCGCGCCCTTGCCACCCGCCGCACGGCGCTTCGCCCGCGCTGCAAGTCTATTCGGTATCGTCGGGGCGCCGGTGAGCCTGGGTCTGCACGGCGCCGACGCCCTCGGCCTGGGTCCACAAGCCATCCTCGCTGCTCCTGCCTGGAGCACAGGCTTTGCCACCACCTACGGTCCAACCGTGTTGATGCTGGTGGTCGCCTTTGCCCTCGGCCTTGCGAGCCTCTACCGTTTCCGCCCCCTCGCTCTTGCCGGCTGGGCACTGGCAGCGGTGGCGCTGGCCGTCAGCGGACATGCCGGCGCGGCCGATCCGCAATGGTTGACCCGTCCGGCGGTTGCTCTGCATATCGCCGGCTTCCTGTTCTGGGCCGGCGCCCTCCTGCCGCTCCTTGCCGCGTTGCGCCAAACCACGCCCGAAGCCGGCCGCGCCCTCGCGCGCTTCTCGCGGCTCGCCCCCTATGCCGTTGCCGCGATCCTCCTCTCCGGCCTCGTCCTTGCCAGCGTGCAGATGGGGGCGCCGGGTCCCGCCTGGCTCGCGCCCTATGGGCTGATCCTTGCGGCAAAGCTCAGCCTCGTCGCCGTGCTGCTGGCCATTGCCCTCTTCAACCGGCTCCGTCTCACCACCCCCACGCTGGCCGGCGACACCGCCGCCCGCCGCCATCTGCGCCGGGCGATCGTCTGCGAGATCGTGCTGGTGCTCGCCATCGTCGCTCTCGCCGCCGGCTGGCGCTTCACTCCGCCGCCCCGCGCCATCGCCGCCGCCGAGGCCGCCCAGGCCGCCCTCGCCGTCCCCGGCTATGCCCATGCCATGAACGACGCCGTCATGGCCGATATCGTGGTCACTCCCGGCCGCGCCGGCCCCGTCACCATCGATATCGCGCTCACCGACATCGCCGGCGCCCCGGTCACCCCGCTCAGCGTCGATCTCACCCTCTCCGCCCCCGCGCTCGGCATCGAACCCATCCGGCAGGCCGCCACGCCGGATGATGGCCTCTGGCGCATCGAGGGCCAAGCCATTCCGCTGGCCGGCCTCTGGGACCTCGTCCTCGATATCAGGCTCGACCGCTTTACCCTTGCCCGCATCGGCACTGAACTCGACCTCAACTGA
- the mbfA gene encoding iron exporter MbfA, with the protein MLRFWPDTRRDFASLSEREILSLAVAAEEEDGRIYSEFAARLGDTYPGSAALFEGMAAEEDEHRRRLLDLYVVRFGTRLVPIRREHVRGFLTRKPVWLQKTMTLEQARQQVWEMEEGAYRFYLEAARNVTDAGLRKLLGDLAAAEKGHATRADQIDETVLGAAGRDSEAHEVHRQFLLTYVQPGLAGLMDGSVSTLAPVFAAAFATGDTHQTFLVGLAAAVGAGISMGFTEAASDDGRLTGRGSPIKRGLAAGIMTAIGGLGHALPYLIADFFTATAVAIVVVLIELWAIAYIQKRYMQTPFWRAVMQVVLGGSLVFAAGILIGSA; encoded by the coding sequence ATGCTGCGCTTTTGGCCGGACACCCGTCGTGACTTTGCGTCGTTGAGCGAGCGGGAAATCCTTTCCCTGGCGGTGGCGGCCGAGGAAGAGGATGGGCGCATCTATTCGGAGTTCGCCGCGCGACTGGGCGACACCTATCCGGGCAGCGCAGCGCTGTTCGAGGGCATGGCCGCCGAGGAGGACGAGCACCGCCGCAGGCTGCTCGATCTCTACGTCGTCCGCTTCGGAACCCGGCTCGTGCCGATCCGCCGCGAGCATGTGCGCGGTTTCCTGACGCGCAAACCGGTATGGCTTCAGAAAACGATGACCCTGGAACAGGCGCGCCAGCAGGTGTGGGAGATGGAGGAAGGCGCCTATCGCTTCTATCTCGAGGCCGCAAGGAACGTCACGGATGCGGGACTGCGCAAGCTATTGGGCGACCTGGCCGCAGCCGAAAAAGGTCATGCCACGCGTGCCGACCAGATCGATGAAACCGTGCTGGGCGCGGCCGGACGCGACAGCGAGGCGCATGAAGTGCACCGCCAGTTTCTCCTGACCTATGTGCAACCGGGCCTTGCCGGGTTGATGGATGGATCGGTTTCGACGCTGGCGCCGGTGTTTGCCGCAGCCTTCGCCACGGGCGATACGCACCAGACTTTTCTCGTCGGGCTCGCCGCAGCCGTGGGCGCGGGCATATCCATGGGCTTTACGGAAGCCGCATCGGATGACGGAAGACTGACCGGCCGGGGCTCGCCGATCAAGCGCGGACTGGCGGCCGGCATCATGACCGCCATTGGCGGCCTTGGACACGCCCTGCCCTACCTCATCGCCGACTTCTTTACCGCCACCGCCGTCGCCATCGTGGTGGTGCTGATCGAGCTATGGGCCATCGCCTATATCCAGAAGCGCTATATGCAGACCCCGTTCTGGCGCGCGGTGATGCAGGTGGTGCTGGGCGGCTCGCTGGTGTTTGCGGCAGGGATCCTGATCGGAAGCGCTTGA